Within the Catalinimonas niigatensis genome, the region GGTTCATCAGTGTCTTTGAAACTGCCTTGCTAAAATAGTTCTCTCCTATAGATACTGTTTTGATGGCTTCTATCAGGTCCAGCATCCCTTGGTCTTTCAGTATGTATCCTGTAGCTCCAGCTTTAAGCATATTAATGATATGCACTTCCTCATCATGCATGGACATGGCAAGAATGCAAATCCCTTTGTATTGACCCATGATCTTCTTAGTGACAGAGATGCCATCCTCACCATCACCTAGACTGATATCCATCAGCACTACATCAATTTCAGGATGTTGTGATAATTTGCATATAGCTTCAGCCGCACTATTGGCTTCACTCACTACTTCAATAGCAGTTACACCTGACAAGAAAGCTTTGATGCCATCTCTGATCATCTGGTGATCATCTACAATAAGTATCTTGATGGGACTCATAGGCGTATGCTTTAGAAGAAGCTGTTACATACTTATGTCTCAGCGGAGAAAATTTTGAGTTGAAATGTTTTATTTAGTGTTAGTATTCATCACTCTATCTTTTTTAACATGTTTTTCAATATCAAAGAGAAGCCCTTGTTGCAACTTTCAGAAGATTTGTCTGCTACGTTTTCAAAAGTAGTTGTACCAATTTATGTTCTGTTAAAACTGATTTTCTCAGATCTAGAATAACCCAAAGGATTAAGACGCTTAGCAATGCAGCAAAGAAACACCATATAGACACAAGGTGATCTTCAAAATAAATTTTGGTAATAATGAAAGAGAATAAAATGGTGATCCCAAGTAGCCAAACCTTCTTATTACTTGAAATAAAATGTGAAAGCGCAGTAGGGATAAAATAAAAGGCACTCGTTAACCACAAAAAGGGTTTACTATATTCAAAGTCCTGATGGTACACAATATGATATCCCTCTATGCTTGCTTGAGCATGATGGAAAATGAGTATGTAAGCAAAAAACAGTGACACAAATGTACCCATGCCCATGGCTATTGCAAGCAACCGTCTACGTTTTGCATCTTTTTCAAGTAACCAGATGGAGAAAGGGATCAAAACAGGCCAAACTATCCAGGCAAATAAGAGAAAGCCGTAGGTTGCAATGCGCTGCCATAGAAGGTAATCTGTGCTGGGTAAAGAAATCCATAAAATACCTTCCATAGCTTGCTGAATGGCAAAAAACAAGGGAATAGATGCGAAGATACGTTGTGAGGGCGTTGATGTTTTTTGTAGGGTAATTCCACCAATAATTGCAATGACTGTACCTGTTCCAAAACTTGCTTCTGCTGAAAAACACATAATTGAAAGATTTCAGTTAGAAAATACAAAGTCAACTCTACTGTACAGTCCCTAATGCGAGCACCATTCAACCCATTGAAGATCCAGAAAAATGGGTATAAGGAGTGGATACTCTCGGAAGGCAATTTCTTATAGAGGTTAAGAGTAGTAAAATAAAACTGGTATACCTACTAAGATGAGTTATTAAATTATTTTTAGGTAATAGAATAGCTACCCAAAAGAAGAAAAATCTTATTGACTATACCCTATCTTTAAATGAAAGCAGTGCTAATAAAAGTTAGTCGCATGTTAGAAAAGGAGTTCAAACAGTAACGATTGCTTTTTAGACAGGAGGAGATTCTTAATACTTTTATCTATCTACTCATGCTGGCTGTCTTTTCTTCCAAAGTTGAGGCCGTCTAATCTAGAAGTGATCATCTAAACTATTATTTCTAAGAAGTGAACCTGCTACATTAAACTGGACAGATAAGTTAAGCTCGATTCACTTAATTAAGCTGACATGAAAAAAGAAAGACGACAATATGACAAGGAATTTAAAATAATGGCTGTCCCCGAGGCCCGGTTGAGCTGTGTCTATCAGGTAAATCCATCAGCAAGGTAGCTGATGAGTTAGGTATTCGTACAAACCTTTTAAGTCGCTGGAAGAGAGAATATAAGCAGAGAAAAGGTGGTAGTTTTTTAGACTCAGGTAAACAAGCATTGTCACCTGAACAGTCAGAGATTGCTAAACTAAAGAGACAATTGTGAGAAGCTGAGATTGAGCGTGACATCTTAAAAAAGGCCGCCTTGGCCCGGTGAGCATCTTCTCCAAGAGCGGCAGTTCCACTGGGGTGGCAAATCTTTCAATTCATGAGAGAATACCATCATTTATTTGCCATTGAGAAGCCGACGCGGCGCGGATGTGTAAGGTGTTCAACTTGAGCCGAAGTGGGTATTATTATTGGCTAAATAGAAAGCCATCTGCCAGGCAGGTAGATAATTAAGAAGCACTCAAGCTTATCAAAGAGATTCACCAGAAAAGTAAGGGTAGATATGGAAGCCCAAAAATTGCCGTAGAACTCCAGAGCAAAGGAATACAAATATCAAGACCTAGAGTGGCCAGGATCATGAAAGCTAATGGCATCAGAAGTGTTGTTCATAAAAGATTTCGACTACAAACAACAGACTCAAACCATAACTATCCAGTTGCTGAAAACCATTTAAACAGAAAATTTAACCCAAAAGGGACTGGAGTAGCTTAGGTATCAGATATCACATATATGAAGGCCTTGGAAGGCTGACATATCTGACCGGGCCCGGCGACTACAATAGTGGATTTAGGAGATCGCAGGGTGGTAGGCTGGGCATTTAGCCAGACCATGAAGACCCCTGATACAGTCATTCCTGCATGGAAAATGGCTATAAAAAATAGGCCAATTACCTCTGAATTAACATTCCATGGCTCCGGCCACCCGGTCAGATAGGGGTATCCAGTATGCTTGTCATGAATTCAAGAATATTCTCAAAGCAAACAAACTGGTCAAGCAAAGTATGAGCAGGAGAGCTAACTGCTGGGACAATGCTGTAGCGGAGAGCTTTTTCAGAACACTGAAAACCAAACTCATACACCAGATGGAAATAAAATCAATACAGGCCATAAAGATAGAAGTGTTTGAATTCATTGAGGTTTGGTATAACAGGCAGAGAATACATGCTTCTCTTGGATACAGACTCCTGAACAGTACGGACAAAATCAACTTCAAAAAGCGGCTTAACTTTTTGTCCAATTTTTTATTGCAAGTTCAAAGAGAGCTTTTCTTGTGTAGCTTGAAAGCAATTCTTCTTT harbors:
- a CDS encoding response regulator is translated as MSPIKILIVDDHQMIRDGIKAFLSGVTAIEVVSEANSAAEAICKLSQHPEIDVVLMDISLGDGEDGISVTKKIMGQYKGICILAMSMHDEEVHIINMLKAGATGYILKDQGMLDLIEAIKTVSIGENYFSKAVSKTLMNQFMRRKKAAPSHKSLLLAMLTKREIEILKLIAEECTNLEIADKLFISHRTVDTHRSNMILKLNVKNTAGLVRYALSRHLIDL
- a CDS encoding DUF6629 family protein; this translates as MCFSAEASFGTGTVIAIIGGITLQKTSTPSQRIFASIPLFFAIQQAMEGILWISLPSTDYLLWQRIATYGFLLFAWIVWPVLIPFSIWLLEKDAKRRRLLAIAMGMGTFVSLFFAYILIFHHAQASIEGYHIVYHQDFEYSKPFLWLTSAFYFIPTALSHFISSNKKVWLLGITILFSFIITKIYFEDHLVSIWCFFAALLSVLILWVILDLRKSVLTEHKLVQLLLKT
- a CDS encoding transposase; the protein is MSKVADELGIRTNLLSRWKREYKQRKGGSFLDSGKQALSPEQSEIAKLKRQL
- a CDS encoding IS3 family transposase, with product MKEIHQKSKGRYGSPKIAVELQSKGIQISRPRVARIMKANGIRSVVHKRFRLQTTDSNHNYPVAENHLNRKFNPKGTGVA
- a CDS encoding integrase core domain-containing protein, with product MSRRANCWDNAVAESFFRTLKTKLIHQMEIKSIQAIKIEVFEFIEVWYNRQRIHASLGYRLLNSTDKINFKKRLNFLSNFLLQVQRELFLCSLKAILLSGLQRRIAFGGKGMKACNRINLG